Part of the Oncorhynchus masou masou isolate Uvic2021 chromosome 18, UVic_Omas_1.1, whole genome shotgun sequence genome, GCTAATTCTAAATAAACAATTTTCTAAAGAGTTTACTATAGCCGCATACACTGTCTATATCCCTTAACAACGGTGCACTTACTGAGGTAACATTTCTCTTGTACAACACAAAATGGcattcaaatatattttttaccattggttaaaaaaacacacaaatacagGTAAGAAACACACAACCTGAGTTAGATTTGTGAAAACCAGGATGATGAAAACATGTGTGTTTCCTATGGCAAGAGTAACCTACTAACGAGAAGTTCTTTGGTGGCAAAGGAACATCTAACCTTACTATGGGGGCAGAATGAATGGTGGTCAGTAACAGTGCTAGTTGAGAAGAGGCAAAATAACAACCCATAAAATGAAGGCACTACAAATGTTTCCAGGTAGGCTACAACAAATGGCGTATTAAAGgtactgtgtgagagagatgtaGAGCTCTATTGATAGTATGCATTACTGTACAAATAGCActatgcactgagtgtacaaaacattacgaactcctcctctttccatgacagactgaccaggtgaatctaggtgaaaaacagtttaaataaggatttttaagcctcgagacaattgagacatggattgtgtgtgagccattcagagggtgaatgggcaagacaaaatatttaagtgcctttgaacagagtatggtagtagatgccaggcccaccggtttgagtgtgtcaagaactgcaacgctgctgggtttttcatgttcaacagtttcccgtgtgtatcaagaacggtccaccacccaaggacatccagccaacttgacacaactgtgggaagcattggagtcaacatggggccagcatccctgtggaatgctttcgacatcttgtagagtccatgctccgaaaaattgaggctgttctgagggcaaattggggtgcaactcaatagtatgaaggtgttgctaatgttttgtacactcagtgtaggtaGCGATATCACTGGTCACAAGGAGAACATTGACTAAGTGGCGGCTAAATTTGACCAGCACAATTATAATATATTACAGCGCGAATATTGAGAGGGCTTTGCCACTGAGGTGAAATGTTGATGACGCAGAAAGATAGAATGCCATTTGAAGTAATTTGTACTAAAACTGCAAAGGTAAACAGCTGATGTTACATTTTAATGTTTTATTAATCTGGGAACCTCTATGGATGTAATGCTACAATCTCATTACTAATAAACCAAACCTTTATTAGTGGATGTAATACAAACAGACATCTTTTGACACATTAATTAATTAGATCAGAAAACAAAGGTATGAAAACTGACCAAAGCTTTTCACCTCCTTATGCTGCATAATTTTTACATCTTTCCCTTTTCGGTAGATGGTAGAATTGTACACCGAGACTGGAATAACCCTTTGTCAAGGGAATCCCTCCTGGAATTGACATAATTATTGAGATCTGCATGTTCAAAATGCAGTAACATTCTCCTCTGGGTCAGCTATAGATGTACTGCAGATGTTTCTCTCTTCTGACCCTAACATTGGTTAATTGCTGCTATTAATCTCTTCATTTGAGCATCAAATTCCTTCCAATCTGCTGcacttctttctctcttcatttTCGACTCCTCCTGCACAAACTTCCTTtttcttttttggggggtatAGCTTTGAGTGCTTAAACTCTGTCGTCTGTAAACAAAGCAGAGAATAGAACAAATGAAATTAGGTGAGAAAATGTCTGTCAAAACTGTAGTTGGGTCGTTCCACGAAATGAGTGACTTgagtccctttgatattttaggtaaaaattgtgcaccaatattgcattttaaaTGCCCGTTAGATTCAATTatgtgccctttaatatagaccacatggagattTCAATAAATCAGATTTTCGATATGAATAAAGACGTGCTAAAGTGCCAAAATTCAGCAATGTGGTTCAGATTGGcgccctctgtgacttctaggaagattttaatctacttaaccccaacatttccaccatcattgtaaagccctagttattttgttgctttgacaaagtcatttctgaagattattatttatttatttaatgtgattagtgattcactTACATCTGTCCCTCAtattaaggtcaaccctgttacgtgaactTAACTCTAATCTTTTTgtccattttctggtgttttgtggtggaaaactgagcaggTCAAGTACAAaatagggtggcctagtggttagagcgtttggctagtaactgaaaggttgcaagttcaaatccctgagctgacaaggtacaaatctgtcattctgcccctgaacaaggcagttaacccactgttcctaggccgtcattgaaaataagaatttgttcataacggacttgccttgttaaataaaaggtaaaataaataaaaacacttccaccctgttacccatatcgagaggacattttttttgtgaagcttgcattgCTCATCTCTGTttcacacaacaagcttccatttccCCTGTCAaaaggggatttatggctgatttaagatgaaatcgtGAACCTTGTTACTATCtcccctgttactttatttggcacttactatagtaatttttatttatttaaccttttgcgatgagaaaatgtgtttttttatgaagttgaacatggtaattttaacattctgtcataaagagcacaaggcaccgaattggtggaacgacccagTTCATACCAAAGCTGCAACCTTATCTAAATCACCCACCAGTGGGCGCTGCTGTGTGCTGCCTGGTGCTCTTGATGACCAGAAAGATGGTGTAAGCATCATAGGCAAACAGGATCCCAGCCAGCAGGCCAAACACCTAAGGGAATGGAATAACTGTTAATATAAACATATTCTAAGCACCAAGTTCTACTTTTCAGTGATTAATTGGTCTGAAGTATTGGAGAGCTGAAGAAGTAGGCAATTTGAGATGCTCTAGTTTGTTTCTATTAAAAAAATCTCAGGGTGGTTAGACATTTGACTCACCCCTCCTGCAATACGGGCGCCGTCCCCGGCTCCACCAATCACACAGATCAGAGAGGTGATAAGGTACAGGGCTGCACCAATAGCAGCACGGATAAGATCCTGAGGAAGAGACCAACATTAGTGAATGATTGTACTTCTAATGGCACTTGGAAAGTCcttgtgttactgtctgtttttATGAATGTATCTATAATTTGTGTATGTGCTTCTGTGtgcttctctttctctgtgtgtgtgtctctctaggtatgtgtgtctaggtgtgtgtgtgtgtgactctaggtatgtgtgtctagctgtgtgtgtgtgtgtgtgtctctaagtatgtgtgtctaggtgtgtgtatgtgtgcgtgcgtgcatgtgtgtttgtttgtgtgtgtgtgtctaggtgtgtgtctgtgtaaacatatatactgtactcacaCTCCAGACCCAGTTGACCACCTGGATGGACTTGTCCATTTCCATCATGAAGACGACAAAGAAGATGATGGCGAACACCATCTCACAGATGGCCACTGCAGAATAACCTCCATACAATGATGCAGCATAGCAGATTAGGATAATAAAACTGATGAGCTGAAAGAAAATGACAGACAATTAATTTGGGGGAAaggtagagtgagagaaagaggagagagagaaaaagcctGCATGAAAATATTCAGTGTAATATGTTTATAAAGGTACTTAGAAAATGCCAAATCTGTAGGGCAAAAAT contains:
- the LOC135504210 gene encoding proteolipid protein 2-like produces the protein MADTEASVAAGCLEKLKGYVKTRKGTILAAEILISFIILICYAASLYGGYSAVAICEMVFAIIFFVVFMMEMDKSIQVVNWVWSDLIRAAIGAALYLITSLICVIGGAGDGARIAGGVFGLLAGILFAYDAYTIFLVIKSTRQHTAAPTDDRV